In a single window of the Mesoplodon densirostris isolate mMesDen1 chromosome 18, mMesDen1 primary haplotype, whole genome shotgun sequence genome:
- the UBE2Z gene encoding ubiquitin-conjugating enzyme E2 Z, with product MAESPTEEAATAGAGAAGPGASGVAGVVGVSGGGGFGPPFLPDVWAAAAAAGGAGGPGSGLAPLPGLPPSAAAHGAALLSHWDPTLSSDWDGERTAPQCLLRIKRDIMSIYKEPPPGMFVVPDTVDMTKIHALITGPFDTPYEGGFFLFVFRCPPDYPIHPPRVKLMTTGNNTVRFNPNFYRNGKVCLSILGTWTGPAWSPAQSISSVLISIQSLMTENPYHNEPGFEQERHPGDSKNYNECIRHETIRVAVCDMMEGKCPCPEPLRGVMEKSFLEYYDFYEVACKDRLHLQGQTMQDPFGEKRGHFDYQSLLMRLGLIRQKVLERLHNENAEMDSDSSSSGTETDLHGSLRV from the exons ATGGCGGAGAGTCCGACTGAAGAGGCGGCGACGGCAGGCGCCGGGGCGGCGGGCCCCGGGGCGAGCGGCGTCGCTGGTGTTGTTGGCGTTAGCGGCGGCGGCGGGTTCGGGCCGCCTTTCCTGCCGGATgtgtgggcggcggcggcggcagcgggcggggccggggggcCAGGGAGCGGCCTGGCTCCGCTGCCCGGGCTCCCGCCCTCGGCCGCTGCCCACGGGGCCGCGCTGCTTAGCCACTGGGACCCCACACTCAGCTCCGACTGGGACGGCGAGCGAACCGCACCGCAGTGTCTACTCCGGATCAAGCG GGATATCATGTCCATTTATAAGGAGCCTCCTCCAGGAATGTTCGTTGTACCTGATACTGTTGACATGACTAAG ATTCATGCATTGATCACAGGCCCATTTGACACTCCTTATGAAGGGGGTTTCTTCCTGTTCGTGTTTCGGTGTCCGCCCGACTATCCCATCCACCCACCTCGGGTCAAACTGATGACAACGGGCAATAACACAGTGAGGTTTAACCCCAACTTCTACCGCAATGGGAAAGTCTGCTTGAGTATTCTAGG tacgtggacTGGCCCTGCCTGGAGCCCAGCCCAGAGCATCTCTTCCGTGCTCATCTCCATCCAGTCCCTGATGACTGAGAACCCCTATCACAATGAACCTGGCTTTGAGCAG GAGAGACATCCAGGAGACAGCAAAAATTACAATGAATGTATTCGGCATGAGACCATCAGAGTGGCGGTCTGTGACATGATGGAAGGAAAGTGTCCCTGCCCTGAACCCCTACG GGGGGTGATGGAGAAGTCCTTCCTGGAGTATTACGACTTCTACGAGGTGGCCTGCAAAGATCGTTTGCACCTTCAAGGCCAGACCATGCAG GACCCTTTTGGAGAGAAGCGGGGCCACTTTGACTACCAGTCCCTCTTGATGCGCCTGGGACTGATTCGTCAGAAAGTGCTGGAGAGGCTCCATAATGAGAACGCCGAAATGGACTCTGATAGCAGCTCGTCTGGGACAGAGACAGACCTGCATGGGAGCCTGAGGGTTTAG
- the ATP5MC1 gene encoding ATP synthase F(0) complex subunit C1, mitochondrial, protein MQTTGALLIPPALIRSCTRGLSRPVSACFLSRPEIPSEQPSCSSVPLPVARRQFRTTVVFRDIDTAAKFIGAGAATVGVAGSGAGIGTVFGSLIIGYARNPSLKQQLFSYAILGFALSEAMGLFCLMVAFLILFAM, encoded by the exons ATGCAGACCACCGGGGCACTACTCATTCCTCCTGCTCTG ATCCGCTCTTGTACCAGGGGTCTGAGCAGGCCTGTGTCTGCCTGCTTCCTGAGTAGGCCAGAGATCCCATCTGAACAG CCTTCCTGCAGCAGCGTCCCACTCCCGGTGGCCAGGCGGCAGTTCCGGACCACTGTTGTCTTCCGGGACATTGACACGGCGGCCAAGTTTATCGGTGCTGGGGCCGCTACAGTTGGTGTGGCTGGTTCAGGGGCCGGCATTGGAACAGTGTTTGGCAGTCTGATTATTGGCTATGCCAG GAACCCGTCTCTGAAGCAGCAGCTCTTCTCCTACGCCATTCTGGGCTTTGCCCTGTCTGAGGCTATGGGGCTCTTCTGTTTGATGGTCGCCTTCCTCATCCTCTTTGCCATGTGA